Proteins from a single region of Bdellovibrio bacteriovorus HD100:
- a CDS encoding OmpA family protein encodes MVSRTHKILASVAVAGFIAGCASKPPNVQSISSSANPTAEIEKTEAMINEARSKQIDVLSPENFTDATKALDKAKQKKDKDKPNAEILEQVAYSRAWLNEANTRAEIARTSMHQITDAREGAMKAGAPKLYPKEWEKAGKDLEKITVAIEKGNLSPADKRGEEIVSRYRDLELKSVTKAYLGTAKDNLDTAKKAGADKSAPKSFGMAAMKYENAEKLIKADPRNAPVIARASQDATRESQHLMEVTRKVNAGNSEELVLMAERQQRTISNLRSEYSSTEQELQTVQSEAERQRMELEKQQTLLNRAQALRSQLKPNEAEVFTENGKLMVRLKGLQFPTAQSNLGPKNQALLKKVEGALAGVTPKKVIIEGHTDNVGSAEANRILSEKRAQSVENFLVSQGTLPAEKVESVGMGYDNPVGNNNTAAGRAQNRRIDLVIETE; translated from the coding sequence ATGGTTTCCCGGACTCATAAGATACTAGCATCTGTGGCTGTTGCCGGATTCATTGCGGGCTGTGCCAGCAAACCACCCAACGTGCAGTCGATCTCTTCCAGTGCCAATCCCACGGCCGAGATTGAAAAAACCGAAGCCATGATCAACGAGGCCCGATCCAAACAGATCGATGTGCTGTCGCCAGAGAATTTCACCGACGCCACCAAAGCACTGGACAAAGCAAAACAGAAAAAAGACAAAGACAAGCCGAATGCTGAAATTCTGGAACAGGTGGCCTACTCACGCGCGTGGTTGAACGAAGCCAACACCCGTGCCGAGATCGCCCGTACATCGATGCACCAAATCACTGATGCCCGCGAAGGTGCCATGAAAGCCGGCGCCCCTAAACTGTATCCTAAAGAATGGGAAAAGGCCGGCAAGGATCTGGAAAAAATCACAGTGGCAATTGAAAAAGGCAACCTGAGTCCCGCTGACAAACGCGGTGAAGAAATCGTCAGTCGCTATCGTGACCTTGAACTCAAATCTGTGACCAAAGCCTATCTGGGAACAGCCAAAGACAATCTGGACACGGCGAAAAAGGCCGGTGCCGACAAAAGTGCACCGAAGTCCTTTGGCATGGCTGCGATGAAGTATGAAAATGCGGAAAAGCTGATCAAAGCAGATCCCCGCAATGCACCCGTGATCGCACGGGCTTCACAGGATGCCACCCGGGAATCCCAACATCTGATGGAGGTCACCCGCAAAGTCAACGCCGGGAACTCTGAAGAACTGGTGCTGATGGCTGAACGTCAGCAGCGCACGATCTCCAACTTGCGCAGCGAATACTCCAGCACTGAACAAGAATTGCAAACGGTGCAATCCGAAGCGGAACGGCAGCGCATGGAGCTGGAAAAGCAGCAGACACTGCTGAACCGCGCCCAGGCCCTGCGCAGTCAGTTGAAACCCAATGAAGCGGAAGTCTTCACGGAAAACGGCAAGCTGATGGTGCGCCTGAAAGGCCTGCAATTCCCTACCGCCCAATCCAATCTGGGACCTAAAAACCAGGCTTTGCTGAAAAAGGTGGAAGGCGCTTTAGCCGGAGTGACTCCGAAGAAAGTGATCATCGAGGGCCACACTGATAATGTCGGCAGCGCAGAAGCCAACCGCATATTGTCTGAAAAACGTGCGCAATCCGTTGAAAACTTCCTGGTTTCCCAGGGAACTCTGCCAGCAGAAAAAGTGGAGTCCGTGGGAATGGGTTATGACAATCCTGTTGGCAACAACAACACGGCCGCAGGACGAGCACAAAATCGTCGTATTGATCTTGTGATCGAAACCGAGTAG
- a CDS encoding protein-L-isoaspartate O-methyltransferase family protein, producing MGLSLEHYQQSVLKRALPLSEKVVEAFYSQPRHLFVPEYTVEEAYEDHPLVLFNNPPYVSTISQPSFVLRILDLLKLGPGQKVFELGTGSGWNTAMMAEIVGAAGKVVSVEVIAELAERAQKILRERNLPQVLVKAGDGFEGDAANAPYDRVIFTAGSSEFPQKVFEQLKESGWMVFVRKNRGSPDMLELIHKVQSEPHVVTSVPCSFVNVVREKAGPDSKEQSL from the coding sequence ATGGGCTTGTCATTGGAACACTATCAACAAAGTGTCTTGAAGCGCGCACTGCCACTGTCTGAAAAAGTGGTGGAGGCTTTTTACAGTCAACCCCGCCATTTATTCGTGCCGGAATACACAGTGGAAGAAGCCTACGAAGATCATCCGCTGGTGCTTTTCAACAATCCTCCTTATGTGTCCACCATCTCACAACCCAGTTTTGTTCTGCGCATTCTGGATCTTTTGAAGCTGGGTCCTGGTCAAAAGGTGTTCGAGCTGGGAACCGGCAGTGGATGGAACACGGCTATGATGGCTGAAATTGTCGGGGCCGCAGGCAAGGTGGTTTCCGTTGAAGTGATTGCTGAACTGGCAGAGCGGGCCCAAAAGATTCTGCGTGAACGCAATTTGCCTCAGGTGCTTGTCAAGGCCGGAGACGGCTTTGAGGGGGATGCGGCCAATGCCCCCTACGACCGGGTCATTTTCACCGCTGGGTCTTCCGAGTTTCCGCAGAAGGTTTTTGAACAGTTAAAAGAATCTGGATGGATGGTGTTTGTGCGAAAAAACCGCGGTTCACCGGATATGCTGGAGCTGATTCACAAGGTGCAGTCCGAGCCTCATGTGGTGACTTCGGTGCCATGCTCTTTTGTCAATGTGGTGCGGGAAAAAGCGGGGCCTGATTCGAAAGAACAAAGTCTTTGA
- a CDS encoding cbb3-type cytochrome c oxidase N-terminal domain-containing protein, with translation MSDNKENFHEYDGIIEHDNPLPTWWLWTFFLTIIFAFIYFIHYQLGGGPTLQDELKVAMQEIEKTQAAAATASPMETEESLQAAFDKDGVLALGAAQYTAKCASCHGQELQGLIGPNLTDKFWLHGKATRMDIVKVVRDGVPEKGMPPWGPVMKKDEIYAVSAFILSKKDSNPAGAKEPQGEAVE, from the coding sequence ATGAGCGACAACAAGGAAAATTTCCACGAATACGACGGGATTATCGAACACGACAATCCCCTGCCAACCTGGTGGCTGTGGACCTTCTTCCTCACCATCATTTTCGCCTTCATCTACTTCATCCACTATCAACTGGGTGGCGGTCCGACTTTGCAGGACGAACTGAAGGTGGCGATGCAGGAGATTGAGAAAACCCAGGCCGCTGCGGCCACAGCCTCACCGATGGAAACCGAGGAGTCTTTGCAGGCCGCCTTTGACAAAGACGGCGTGCTGGCCCTGGGTGCCGCACAGTACACTGCAAAGTGTGCCTCCTGCCACGGCCAGGAGCTTCAGGGTTTGATCGGACCGAATCTGACTGATAAGTTCTGGTTGCATGGCAAAGCCACCCGCATGGACATCGTGAAAGTTGTCCGTGACGGTGTTCCTGAAAAAGGGATGCCGCCGTGGGGCCCGGTCATGAAAAAAGATGAAATCTATGCTGTGTCGGCGTTTATTCTGTCCAAAAAAGACAGCAACCCAGCTGGCGCGAAAGAGCCTCAAGGCGAGGCCGTGGAGTAA
- a CDS encoding sulfite exporter TauE/SafE family protein produces the protein MMSAALLALGIVSSSFFGSWHCAGMCGPVATLMSARNSLLSYHLGRLVSYVTLGVLAGALGQIFLNSQFVTLRWISAILLALVLVGSGARLILPPSWQQRLSGNKISHSILGVIKRLQAFHVGKSGFVVGLLTALLPCGWLYTYVTAAIATQSPWAGGLTLGLFWLGGLPALSAVPMMVRQGIQHAGLLQQRIAGVVLIVAGLYSLGSFMLMH, from the coding sequence ATGATGTCTGCTGCACTTCTGGCATTGGGAATTGTCTCTTCCAGCTTCTTCGGCAGCTGGCATTGTGCCGGAATGTGCGGTCCTGTCGCCACCTTGATGAGCGCCCGCAACAGTTTACTCAGCTATCACCTGGGCCGTCTTGTTTCCTATGTCACTCTGGGGGTTCTTGCCGGGGCTCTGGGGCAGATTTTCCTGAACAGTCAGTTTGTGACCCTGCGCTGGATCTCGGCGATACTCCTGGCTCTGGTGTTGGTGGGTTCGGGGGCACGACTGATTCTACCGCCCTCCTGGCAGCAACGTCTTTCAGGAAATAAAATCTCTCACTCCATTCTTGGTGTGATCAAACGTCTGCAAGCCTTCCATGTTGGCAAATCCGGTTTTGTCGTGGGCCTGCTGACAGCTCTGCTTCCCTGCGGCTGGTTGTACACTTACGTCACAGCCGCCATCGCCACCCAAAGTCCCTGGGCTGGAGGTTTAACTCTGGGCCTGTTTTGGCTGGGCGGCTTGCCGGCACTCAGTGCTGTTCCAATGATGGTTCGCCAGGGAATTCAACACGCCGGTCTTCTCCAGCAGCGCATCGCTGGTGTTGTGCTGATTGTGGCCGGATTGTATTCTCTGGGCAGCTTCATGCTGATGCATTGA
- a CDS encoding heavy metal translocating P-type ATPase, with translation MQRFTAPVPLAENRFPDYFLEHDPDHIGVGMLMAHLRHPGDTMNTANLHECAYCRAGTTEPVYCCSACETLDLHVRQIPVLSEQQNPYAYLDQPEFRRLYSHDKQDFNFLFFAEGLHCSSCVHLLEKLPEFYDRIAMARVNFGQSTVAVKLAEGGSLAQVAHVIAELGYKPSPLAAQDNLAARYQSENRSFLKRIAVAGFCAGNTMLFVIPVYSGLAGTWATVFNWLSFALFLPILLYSAQPFYKGAWNSLKYKVINVDLPIAIAMLSGFALSTANLVRGDGDIYFDSTASFMFFILSARYLLKRVQQNYLSPSRMKSFFQMEKYERISGDTSAVIPWSSVNAGDVLKLKQGQSLPSDATLLSSHATLDMSLFNGESLPKVFSSGMTLFAGTKILDDGVLVRMNLQFSESKLGQLLQQLDHGALKKSRFIALTDRLAQWLIITVFSIAVLFFIAYASIDISEAFNRSLALIVLACPCALAFGSPLTFGLALKKSQRLGILLKDATSLERMLEVKNIFFDKTGTLTEGHLSLSHSEPAIISPRLQANILALEATSYHPLAFALRQAWPHPEFMPAVQNAQEILGKGVKGLIDGKLYEIRHLSESTHEDETAIEVLCDGQSLCRLYFLDELRQDSAQAVQELNKRGMNCFLLSGDKKSRVYQAANQCGIARENAHGELFPEDKKDILIRHKNTCMIGDGANDSLSLQAADVGIAVKGSVDLSLNSADVYFTRGGLSPFFDLLKISEQTQNVLKRNLGISLTYNTIGGILALAGFIDPLMAAILMPISSVVIILSSLWGFR, from the coding sequence ATGCAACGATTTACAGCACCTGTTCCGCTTGCGGAAAACAGATTCCCCGACTATTTTCTGGAACATGATCCCGATCATATCGGGGTGGGCATGCTGATGGCACACTTGAGACATCCTGGAGACACCATGAACACAGCAAATCTACACGAATGCGCCTACTGCAGAGCCGGAACCACCGAGCCCGTGTACTGCTGTTCGGCGTGCGAGACTCTGGATCTGCATGTGCGACAAATTCCGGTGCTTTCCGAACAACAGAATCCTTATGCTTATCTGGATCAGCCCGAGTTCCGTCGCCTTTACAGCCACGACAAACAGGATTTCAACTTCCTGTTCTTTGCCGAAGGACTGCACTGCTCCTCGTGCGTGCATCTGCTGGAGAAACTACCCGAATTTTATGATCGCATTGCCATGGCCCGAGTGAACTTCGGTCAAAGCACTGTTGCGGTGAAACTGGCCGAAGGCGGTTCTTTGGCGCAAGTGGCCCATGTCATTGCGGAACTGGGATACAAACCTTCACCGCTGGCCGCCCAGGACAATCTGGCCGCCCGCTATCAATCCGAAAACCGCAGCTTTTTAAAAAGAATCGCGGTGGCGGGCTTCTGTGCCGGGAACACCATGCTGTTTGTGATTCCGGTGTACTCAGGGCTTGCTGGCACCTGGGCGACAGTATTTAACTGGCTCAGCTTTGCCCTGTTCCTGCCGATCCTGCTTTACTCTGCCCAGCCCTTTTACAAAGGCGCCTGGAATTCCCTGAAATACAAAGTCATCAATGTCGATCTGCCGATCGCAATTGCGATGCTGTCCGGCTTTGCCCTTTCCACCGCCAACCTGGTTCGTGGTGACGGCGACATCTATTTCGACAGCACCGCCAGCTTCATGTTCTTTATCCTTTCAGCGCGTTATCTGCTCAAACGCGTGCAGCAGAACTATCTTTCCCCGTCCCGCATGAAGTCCTTTTTCCAGATGGAAAAATACGAGCGCATCAGCGGTGATACCTCCGCTGTGATCCCGTGGTCCTCTGTGAACGCCGGCGACGTCCTGAAACTAAAACAGGGCCAGAGCCTGCCCTCGGATGCCACGTTGCTGTCTTCCCACGCCACGCTGGACATGTCCTTATTTAACGGCGAGTCCCTGCCCAAGGTGTTTTCTTCCGGGATGACATTGTTCGCCGGAACCAAAATTCTGGATGACGGAGTTCTGGTGCGCATGAACCTGCAGTTTTCTGAATCCAAACTGGGTCAGCTGCTGCAGCAGCTGGATCACGGGGCCTTGAAAAAAAGCCGCTTTATCGCCCTCACCGACCGTCTGGCCCAGTGGTTGATAATCACGGTGTTTTCTATCGCGGTGCTGTTCTTTATTGCTTACGCCAGCATCGATATATCCGAGGCCTTCAACCGCTCTTTGGCTCTGATCGTCCTGGCCTGCCCTTGTGCACTGGCTTTTGGTTCGCCACTGACTTTCGGACTGGCCCTGAAAAAATCCCAGCGTCTGGGGATTTTATTGAAAGATGCCACCAGTCTGGAACGCATGCTCGAAGTAAAAAACATCTTCTTTGACAAAACCGGCACTTTGACTGAAGGCCACCTGTCTTTGTCTCACTCCGAGCCGGCGATAATCTCTCCGCGCCTGCAGGCCAATATTCTGGCGCTGGAAGCCACCTCTTACCACCCACTGGCCTTTGCCCTGCGCCAGGCATGGCCGCATCCTGAATTTATGCCCGCGGTGCAAAATGCCCAGGAGATCCTGGGTAAAGGGGTCAAGGGACTGATCGACGGAAAACTTTACGAGATCCGCCATCTTTCAGAAAGCACTCACGAGGACGAAACCGCCATCGAGGTTCTGTGTGACGGCCAAAGCCTGTGCCGCCTTTATTTCCTGGATGAGCTTCGCCAGGACTCTGCCCAGGCGGTGCAAGAGCTGAATAAACGCGGCATGAACTGCTTCCTTCTTTCCGGCGACAAAAAAAGTCGCGTGTACCAGGCCGCAAACCAGTGTGGTATTGCCCGTGAGAACGCCCACGGCGAACTATTCCCGGAAGATAAAAAAGACATTCTCATTCGCCACAAAAACACCTGCATGATCGGCGATGGCGCCAACGATTCACTCAGCCTGCAGGCGGCGGACGTCGGTATCGCCGTGAAAGGCAGCGTGGACTTGAGCCTGAACAGTGCGGATGTGTACTTCACTCGCGGGGGACTTTCCCCGTTCTTTGATCTTTTGAAAATCTCGGAACAAACCCAGAACGTTTTGAAACGCAATCTGGGAATTTCACTGACTTACAACACCATCGGTGGAATCCTGGCCCTGGCCGGATTCATCGATCCGCTGATGGCGGCGATTCTGATGCCCATCAGTTCCGTGGTCATCATTCTTTCATCCTTGTGGGGGTTCCGATGA
- the ccoN gene encoding cytochrome-c oxidase, cbb3-type subunit I has product MNTSGNLIEKIYYDDDIVKKFVLATMIWAGAAFLFGLIAALQLAYWPMNANLEWITFGRLRPLHTNAAIFAFAGNAIFAGIYHSSQRLLKTRMFSNLLSKMHFWGWQLIILSAAITLPLGYSQSKEYAELEWPIDIAITVVWVIFAINFFMTIRQRREKHMYVAIWFYISTIITVAVLHIVNSIEIPVTFLQSYPVYAGIQDALVQWWYGHNAVAFFLTTPFLGLMYYYVPKAANRPVYSYRLSIIHFWALVFIYIWAGPHHLLYTSLPEWAQTLGMIFSIMLWAPSWGGMINGLLTLKGSWHLLKTEPLIKFFVAALTFYGMSTFEGPLLSIKSISAVGHYTDWIVGHVHSGALGWNGFLTFGMIYYLVPRLWRTELYSKKLLENHFWIGLTGVLLYYTSMVVAGITQGLMWLAVGEDGTLVYPDFIETVVRIVPLYWVRALGGFLFIVGFAMMCYNIFKTIQKAPKEQYDASVEVQKSGYDELTKGHRKLEGMGFVFSVLAFLAIAVGSVIEIYPTLSLHRYVNPNNIVDPYSPLELAGRDIYIKEGCYVCHSQQIRPIASEVLRYGPASTVEESMYDRPFQWGSKRTGPDISRLGKKYPNLWHYSHMIDPRAVTPKSIMPAYPWLAEKKTDFLVLRKKLSVMKQLDVPYEEDVIANADIHAQKQAKEIAADLEANGAPKGLEDKEIVALIAYLQSLGQKGKAQ; this is encoded by the coding sequence GTGAACACATCGGGAAATCTCATCGAGAAAATTTATTACGATGACGATATTGTCAAAAAGTTCGTCCTGGCGACCATGATCTGGGCCGGGGCTGCGTTTCTTTTTGGCTTGATCGCAGCATTGCAGCTGGCCTACTGGCCAATGAACGCCAATCTGGAATGGATCACATTCGGGCGCCTGAGACCGCTGCACACCAATGCGGCGATCTTCGCTTTTGCCGGGAATGCGATCTTTGCCGGGATCTATCATTCCAGCCAAAGACTGCTGAAAACCCGCATGTTCTCAAATCTGCTTTCCAAGATGCACTTCTGGGGCTGGCAGCTGATCATTCTTTCTGCCGCCATCACTTTGCCTCTGGGGTACTCCCAGTCCAAGGAATATGCAGAGCTTGAATGGCCGATCGACATCGCCATCACTGTGGTGTGGGTGATCTTCGCCATCAACTTCTTCATGACCATCCGTCAACGCCGTGAAAAACACATGTATGTGGCGATCTGGTTCTATATTTCCACAATCATCACTGTGGCAGTCCTGCATATCGTGAACTCCATCGAGATTCCGGTGACATTCCTGCAGTCCTATCCGGTCTATGCCGGGATTCAGGACGCCCTGGTGCAATGGTGGTACGGACACAACGCGGTGGCCTTCTTCCTGACCACGCCGTTCCTGGGTCTGATGTACTACTACGTGCCGAAAGCGGCGAACCGTCCGGTGTACTCTTACCGCCTCAGTATCATTCACTTCTGGGCTTTGGTATTCATCTATATCTGGGCCGGTCCACATCACCTGCTTTACACATCCCTTCCTGAATGGGCACAGACTTTGGGAATGATCTTCTCCATCATGCTGTGGGCGCCTTCTTGGGGTGGCATGATCAATGGTCTTTTGACTTTGAAAGGCTCCTGGCACCTGCTGAAAACCGAACCACTGATCAAGTTCTTTGTTGCGGCTTTGACTTTCTATGGGATGTCGACTTTCGAAGGACCGCTGCTGTCCATCAAATCCATCTCTGCAGTCGGTCACTACACTGACTGGATCGTGGGTCACGTTCACTCCGGTGCCCTGGGCTGGAACGGGTTCCTGACTTTCGGTATGATTTATTATCTGGTTCCACGCTTGTGGAGAACTGAACTGTATTCCAAAAAACTTCTGGAAAACCATTTCTGGATCGGCCTGACCGGCGTGCTTCTGTACTACACTTCCATGGTTGTGGCCGGCATCACTCAAGGTTTGATGTGGCTGGCTGTCGGTGAAGACGGTACCTTGGTGTATCCGGACTTTATCGAAACTGTCGTTCGTATCGTGCCTCTGTACTGGGTTCGTGCCCTGGGTGGATTCCTGTTCATCGTGGGCTTTGCGATGATGTGTTACAACATCTTCAAAACCATCCAGAAAGCTCCAAAAGAGCAGTACGACGCTTCTGTCGAAGTTCAGAAATCCGGTTATGACGAACTGACCAAGGGTCACCGCAAACTGGAAGGCATGGGCTTTGTGTTCTCGGTTCTTGCCTTCCTGGCAATCGCTGTGGGCTCTGTAATTGAGATCTACCCGACTCTGTCCCTGCATCGATATGTGAATCCGAACAATATCGTGGATCCGTATTCTCCACTGGAGCTTGCAGGCCGTGATATTTACATCAAAGAAGGCTGCTACGTCTGCCACTCCCAGCAGATCCGTCCGATTGCTTCTGAAGTACTACGCTATGGTCCGGCATCTACCGTGGAAGAATCCATGTACGACCGTCCATTCCAGTGGGGCTCCAAACGCACCGGTCCGGACATTTCCCGTCTGGGCAAGAAATATCCGAATCTGTGGCACTACAGTCACATGATCGATCCACGCGCGGTGACTCCGAAGAGCATCATGCCGGCCTATCCATGGCTGGCTGAAAAGAAAACCGACTTCCTGGTTCTGCGCAAGAAGCTGTCCGTGATGAAACAACTGGACGTGCCTTACGAAGAGGATGTGATTGCCAATGCCGACATCCACGCCCAGAAGCAAGCCAAGGAAATCGCGGCGGATCTGGAAGCCAACGGCGCGCCTAAAGGTCTTGAAGACAAGGAAATTGTGGCCCTGATTGCTTACCTGCAGTCCCTGGGGCAGAAAGGAAAAGCCCAATGA
- a CDS encoding transcription regulator has protein sequence MASQIPGQGWQELKRELMQKWRELSENDLENTKGNAQSIVDLLERKVGMAIDEASEKFAEIASHYHLYDEPEEKPVKADAEKKERVMELKPKAPANRDRKPKDDFLG, from the coding sequence ATGGCATCACAAATTCCTGGTCAAGGCTGGCAGGAACTGAAACGGGAGCTCATGCAAAAATGGCGTGAGCTTTCGGAGAATGACCTTGAAAACACCAAGGGCAATGCCCAGTCTATCGTCGATCTTCTGGAACGCAAAGTGGGAATGGCCATCGACGAAGCCAGCGAAAAGTTCGCTGAAATCGCATCGCACTATCACCTGTACGATGAACCCGAGGAAAAGCCCGTGAAGGCTGACGCAGAAAAGAAAGAGCGTGTGATGGAGCTTAAACCAAAAGCTCCGGCGAACCGTGACCGCAAACCAAAAGATGATTTCCTGGGATGA
- a CDS encoding cbb3-type cytochrome oxidase subunit 3, with protein MKSEGLKYFTDTHLTAMGLLIFFLFFVGVLIWVYRKHSTEIYSHMEQIPLKDGE; from the coding sequence ATGAAATCCGAAGGACTGAAGTATTTCACTGACACGCACCTGACTGCGATGGGCCTTTTGATCTTTTTCCTCTTTTTTGTGGGTGTGCTGATCTGGGTTTACCGCAAACACAGCACAGAGATTTACAGCCATATGGAACAGATTCCATTGAAAGACGGAGAGTAA
- the ccoS gene encoding cbb3-type cytochrome oxidase assembly protein CcoS, whose amino-acid sequence MNIIMIMIPMALILGIGFVSAFLWATSKGQFDDLETPAHRILDDENERKKS is encoded by the coding sequence ATGAACATCATCATGATCATGATCCCCATGGCGTTAATTCTGGGAATTGGCTTTGTCTCCGCCTTTCTCTGGGCCACCTCCAAAGGTCAGTTTGATGACCTCGAGACACCAGCACACCGTATTTTAGATGACGAAAACGAAAGGAAAAAATCGTGA
- the ccoG gene encoding cytochrome c oxidase accessory protein CcoG, translating to MSGLDAGKLTSVDEHGDRLNIIPAEVRGRFRRHRDWTQIVLLIIFLILPWTTFNGHQTILMDIPKREFALFGILFKAHDAPLLFYIVGTLTLGLAFVTSIWGRVWCGWACPQTVFIDAVYRRIEKWVEGTYIQRRQLRDGPMNFTKVRKLSLKWFLFFAVSSVIAHSFIAYFVGAQELLAMTQGSPAQNMTYFVLVLFFTSVILFDFGWFREQFCVIMCPYGRIQSVLLDQKSLAVVYDVNRGEPRKGTTEPNQKAGDCVSCNRCVQVCPTGIDIRNGLQMECITCTACIDACDEIMEKVKKPKGLIRYDTLDGSKISLAKPRSIIYILAIVALIGGLAYAVSTREPVHIAVLRGAGLPYSYVKNSDGQEVLLNQFRLHIQNQGALRARYMLTLPQELLDQGVQVQVAENPIHLAPGESREWYFFVRIPTVQIPASGQLKTEVRVQDELAPEGFSTRRELILVGPRSQ from the coding sequence ATGTCGGGACTGGATGCCGGAAAACTGACAAGTGTGGACGAACATGGTGATCGGTTGAATATCATCCCCGCAGAAGTGCGGGGCCGGTTCCGCCGTCACCGTGACTGGACTCAAATCGTTCTGTTGATTATTTTCCTGATCCTGCCCTGGACGACCTTCAACGGGCATCAGACCATTTTGATGGACATCCCCAAACGGGAATTCGCCCTGTTTGGGATTTTGTTCAAAGCCCACGATGCCCCGCTGTTGTTTTATATTGTCGGCACTTTGACATTGGGTCTGGCCTTTGTGACCTCGATCTGGGGTCGAGTGTGGTGTGGCTGGGCATGCCCTCAGACGGTATTTATTGATGCCGTTTACCGCCGCATCGAAAAATGGGTCGAAGGCACCTACATCCAGCGCCGTCAACTGCGCGACGGTCCGATGAACTTCACCAAAGTTCGAAAACTTTCTTTAAAATGGTTCCTGTTTTTTGCCGTGTCTTCTGTGATTGCCCACAGCTTTATCGCCTACTTCGTCGGCGCACAAGAGCTGCTGGCAATGACCCAAGGCTCACCGGCCCAGAATATGACCTATTTCGTTCTGGTTTTGTTCTTCACCTCTGTGATCCTTTTTGACTTCGGCTGGTTCCGCGAACAGTTCTGCGTGATCATGTGCCCTTACGGACGCATCCAGTCCGTACTGCTGGATCAAAAATCGCTGGCTGTCGTTTACGATGTCAACCGCGGCGAACCCCGCAAAGGCACCACTGAGCCCAACCAAAAAGCCGGCGACTGCGTGTCTTGCAACCGCTGCGTGCAGGTCTGCCCTACAGGCATCGACATCCGCAATGGGCTGCAGATGGAATGCATCACCTGCACCGCGTGCATTGATGCCTGCGATGAGATCATGGAAAAAGTGAAAAAGCCCAAAGGCTTGATCCGCTATGACACCCTTGATGGCAGCAAAATTTCTTTGGCTAAACCGCGTTCGATCATTTACATCCTGGCGATTGTCGCCTTGATTGGCGGCCTGGCCTACGCCGTCAGCACCCGTGAACCTGTGCACATCGCCGTCTTGCGGGGCGCGGGACTGCCGTACTCGTACGTAAAAAACAGCGACGGACAAGAGGTGCTGCTGAATCAGTTCCGTCTGCACATTCAAAACCAGGGGGCCTTGCGCGCCCGCTATATGCTGACACTGCCCCAGGAACTTCTCGATCAAGGGGTGCAGGTGCAGGTTGCGGAAAATCCCATCCATCTGGCGCCGGGTGAATCTCGTGAATGGTATTTCTTTGTCCGAATTCCAACCGTACAGATCCCCGCGTCCGGCCAGTTGAAAACCGAAGTCCGTGTCCAGGATGAACTGGCTCCGGAAGGCTTCAGCACCCGCCGCGAACTGATCCTGGTCGGACCGAGGTCCCAATGA